One genomic window of Biomphalaria glabrata chromosome 9, xgBioGlab47.1, whole genome shotgun sequence includes the following:
- the LOC106060347 gene encoding interferon regulatory factor 8-like, producing the protein MENHRESRKRLRPWLERMINSGECPGLVWENRDDRTFRIPWRHFNNKEWVEEDSKIFREWAKYTGKYQDGDKVEYPVWKTRLRCALKKIPEIEEIPEKHHLEDADPYRVYKFVDVWSQRLTKRSSFKSSPPVFSQTSKLANVPRIVFDEEIVYTMSPVKKESSDIVLRCEDSENLSTLPKIELYADEISGQQGGNCHFAGVNLTDNVSQSSESITSLPSDLKSVNTDELCLLESLELPISMESSPNPSLGSYAQNMGDMSVGEPLMISPSIPIMHMAVYYGSPSVPVIAVTIQGPGIRFFAPNNISPVNLTNSLEETLFGPKEVYQMALPGPDQYLTGTSGSFQQNCLITKLLENMERGVVLTNDDSDIYVRRLCKTRVFLTDGLSESTLIGRKGDSLTKAFDYKKFCKEYEEFRHGLKKDLPKPFFILTLGQEIRKSHFHPMSNILIYVVVRHDLATKIISQDPNVSHSSPNALYSFDSYDKLLEDVKKVVF; encoded by the coding sequence ATGGAGAACCATAGAGAGTCACGCAAGCGACTACGACCATGGCTGGAGCGTATGATAAACAGCGGGGAATGTCCTGGACTAGTCTGGGAGAATAGAGATGATAGAACTTTCAGAATTCCTTGGCGCCACTTCAACAACAAGGAATGGGTTGAAGAAGATTCTAAAATTTTCAGAGAGTGGGCCAAATACACAGGGAAGTATCAAGACGGTGACAAGGTTGAATATCCAGTTTGGAAAACACGACTCCGATGTGCTTTGAAAAAAATTCCTGAAATTGAGGAAATTCCTGAAAAGCATCATCTAGAAGATGCGGATCCGTACAGGGTGTACAAATTTGTTGATGTTTGGTCTCAGCGTCTTACGAAAAGATCTAGTTTCAAATCATCTCCACCTGTCTTTAGCCAAACATCGAAATTAGCCAATGTGCCGAGAATTGTGTTTGACGAGGAGATTGTTTATACTATGTCTCCGGTGAAAAAAGAGTCTTCAGACATTGTCTTGCGTTGCGAGGACAGCGAAAACCTATCCACATTACCGAAAATAGAGCTCTACGCCGACGAGATATCAGGTCAGCAGGGCGGTAATTGTCATTTTGCTGGCGTGAATCTGACGGATAATGTGTCGCAAAGTAGCGAGTCAATTACAAGCTTGCCGTCTGATTTGAAGTCAGTCAACACGGATGAACTCTGTTTGCTGGAAAGCTTGGAACTTCCAATCTCGATGGAGAGCTCTCCCAACCCCAGCCTCGGAAGCTATGCTCAGAATATGGGTGATATGTCAGTAGGTGAACCATTAATGATCTCTCCCAGCATTCCCATCATGCACATGGCTGTGTATTATGGCTCTCCAAGCGTGCCAGTGATCGCTGTAACCATACAGGGACCTGGAATCAGGTTTTTCGCACCTAACAATATCAGCCCAGTGAATTTGACGAACAGTCTTGAAGAAACATTATTTGGGCCCAAGGAAGTCTACCAGATGGCACTTCCTGGACCAGATCAGTACCTGACTGGAACAAGTGGTAGCTTTCAGCAGAACTGTCTTATCACGAAGCTTTTGGAGAACATGGAAAGAGGCGTGGTTCTAACAAACGATGACTCCGACATTTACGTCCGACGCTTGTGCAAAACGAGAGTGTTCTTGACCGATGGCTTATCTGAGAGTACGTTGATTGGCAGAAAGGGGGACTCCCTCACGAAAGCCTTTGACTACAAAAAGTTTTGCAAAGAGTATGAAGAGTTTAGACATGGTCTGAAAAAAGATTTGCCCAAGCCATTCTTTATATTAACATTAGGACAGGAAATAAGGAAATCGCATTTTCATCCCATGAGTAACATTTTAATCTATGTCGTGGTAAGACATGATTTGGCAACAAAGATCATATCCCAAGATCCCAATGTCAGTCATTCTTCACCTAATGCTTTGTATTCTTTTGATTCTTATGATAAATTACTTGAAGACGttaaaaaagttgtattttga